A region of the Gopherus evgoodei ecotype Sinaloan lineage chromosome 15, rGopEvg1_v1.p, whole genome shotgun sequence genome:
TTTGGACCCAGTTACACTCTCTTTTTTGCATCTTTCTTCATCTTTAGGTATCTTTCTTAACTTGCAATACAGTATGTGTATCTTCGTGAACGTCGTGATATGGAGATTGAAGGGCAGAAGATCTGGGTTATGCTGGCTAAAAGCGTGTCTCTTCCTCAATGTCCAGAAAAACCTGGGATTATCAGAGTAAATAGTTACGTGCAAAGTCTGGTGCTTGAGAGTGATGGCAAGACCGGATCCAAAGGTAAGAAATATCACTTACTACAGCTAAGTAAAGTAGAGCAAGCTTTCAAATTTTATTCTGCATTTattaagaaaatgaaatgaaatgtaaaatctCAGATACCATCAAAGCAGGCGAGGCTAGGGACTTGAAGATACATGCACAGGATATGGTAAAGATGTATATCAAGAGTTCTATAATGGGCAAAAATCCATTCTGAAAGAAGCGTGTCTGGGAATGTTACATGGGACTTCATGTGTTGGGTAACACCACTGTCACTCTAATTGGACTTGCACAATTAAGAATGGTCCAATCTGTCATTTCCCTTCACtaaatgaagaacagatgtcattCATTTGAACTTTGGATATTGGTGGTTATATTTTGATCATTGCTAGCAAATGGAAAGTGGGCAACCCAGTGAACACTTCATTCATTGAAAAGTCACCTTTGAATCTCTGTGGACTTGATTTTGAAGTTGTTATAAGTAGACTGAAGGCTGTTTTGGAACAAAGTTTATTGTTAAGAAAAAACGTTTTATTTGGTAACTATGTGTACGTAACATAGTGCTAAATCCTGCATTCCATAGTCAGGGAAAAACTGTAGTTGTAATCAATATAGCTGCAGCCAAGCAAGTAAACTGCTAATTATTGTGTTTATAATAAACTCTCTATTCCCTTCCATTTCTGTCTCCCTTTAAGTTTACATGTATTACTTTGATAATCCTGGTGGCATGATTCCATCATGGCTCATTAACTGGACAGCCAAGGTAAGCAGGAAGCTGGGGGCAGTGTCTTCCTTTGTGCTGTCTAACGTGTTCCTGAGAATCCACCCACTGGATCCAAATCTGGCCTCCATAAATCAGACAAGATCAGCC
Encoded here:
- the PCTP gene encoding phosphatidylcholine transfer protein isoform X3, which translates into the protein MDLDYRKQWDQYVKELSEKIYDGKRIIYWEVKYPFPLSNRDYVYLRERRDMEIEGQKIWVMLAKSVSLPQCPEKPGIIRVNSYVQSLVLESDGKTGSKVYMYYFDNPGGMIPSWLINWTAKSGVPAFLKDLQKACLNYCKKT